From Alcaligenes faecalis, the proteins below share one genomic window:
- a CDS encoding cell division protein ZapA, producing MERVDISLLGRDYSLACPPSEKARLLEAVKLVDQRMQSIKGSGRVSGNERIAVMAAIQIASEFLSAKAPDGPLANVAFGDFKRKIEDMHAMIDDVIEPSGTSR from the coding sequence ATGGAACGAGTTGATATTTCCCTGTTGGGCCGCGATTATTCTCTGGCATGCCCTCCATCTGAAAAAGCCCGCTTGCTGGAAGCTGTCAAACTGGTAGACCAGCGCATGCAATCCATCAAGGGTTCGGGCCGCGTTTCGGGCAACGAACGTATCGCTGTTATGGCCGCTATTCAGATCGCCAGCGAGTTTTTATCTGCTAAAGCACCTGATGGTCCTCTGGCTAATGTTGCTTTTGGCGATTTCAAGCGTAAAATTGAGGACATGCACGCGATGATTGACGATGTCATTGAGCCTTCGGGCACATCGCGCTAA
- a CDS encoding tripartite tricarboxylate transporter TctB family protein — translation MQIKNKQDFWSGVMFVVVGAAFALGATSYSMGTAARMGPGYFPFWLGVCLSLLGAVVTLGSMSAKAENTEVEKFNWKVLFVIIGAVVLCGLTLNSLGVYISIFLLVLLSSFASHEFSWPIALGAAVFLVLFVWLAFIKGLGLVFPLWPSFLA, via the coding sequence ATGCAAATTAAAAATAAACAGGACTTCTGGTCCGGGGTCATGTTCGTGGTCGTGGGCGCCGCTTTCGCGCTCGGGGCTACCAGCTACTCGATGGGAACAGCCGCCCGCATGGGACCCGGCTACTTCCCCTTCTGGCTTGGTGTATGCCTGAGCTTATTAGGGGCGGTTGTCACTTTGGGCTCGATGTCTGCCAAAGCAGAAAACACCGAGGTAGAGAAGTTTAACTGGAAAGTGCTCTTCGTTATCATCGGCGCAGTCGTGCTTTGCGGTCTGACACTGAACTCGCTGGGTGTTTACATCTCCATTTTCCTGCTTGTACTGCTCAGCAGCTTTGCCAGCCATGAATTTAGTTGGCCTATTGCACTGGGCGCAGCTGTCTTTTTGGTGCTGTTCGTCTGGTTGGCATTCATCAAGGGCCTGGGGCTGGTGTTCCCCTTGTGGCCAAGTTTTCTGGCCTGA
- a CDS encoding tripartite tricarboxylate transporter permease: protein MELFDNLLLGFSVAFTPENLAYALLGCILGTLIGVLPGIGPVPTIAMLLPITYVLPPVAGLIMLAGIYYGAQYGGSTTAILVALPGETSAVVTVLDGHQMARNGRAGAALAIAALGSFFAGCVATVLLAAFAPPLAEVAFKFGPAEYFSLMVLGLVGAVVLASGSLPKAICMILLGLLLGMVGTDVNSGVARYDFGIPELQDGIDFAVVAMGVFGFSEIMNNLELGDQRVEITGKVGSLYPNKQEFKESWPAVVRGTAMGSCLGILPGGGAVLSSFASYTLEKKISKNPERFGKGHPAGLAGPESANNAAAQTSFIPLLTLGIPGNAVTALMIGAMTIHNIQPGPQVMTSHPELFWGLIASMWIGNLMLVILNLPLVGLWVKLLKVPYRLLFPAILVFCTVGVYSLNYNVFDILVTAAFGLVGYVWSKLRCEGAPLLLGLVLGPMMEENFRRALLLSRGDYTTFLTRPLSLSLLVLAAILVVIVALPSVKKKREETFVEED, encoded by the coding sequence ATGGAATTATTTGACAATCTGCTGCTGGGCTTCTCGGTGGCGTTCACGCCCGAGAATCTGGCCTACGCCTTGCTTGGTTGCATACTGGGTACGTTGATTGGTGTGTTGCCTGGCATTGGCCCTGTGCCCACCATCGCTATGCTGCTGCCCATTACCTATGTGCTGCCCCCCGTTGCTGGCCTGATCATGTTGGCGGGTATTTACTATGGCGCTCAATATGGTGGGTCCACGACCGCCATTCTAGTTGCTCTGCCGGGAGAAACCTCGGCGGTGGTGACGGTACTGGACGGACACCAGATGGCACGAAATGGCCGGGCTGGTGCTGCCTTGGCTATCGCCGCCCTGGGCTCTTTCTTCGCTGGTTGTGTGGCCACGGTGCTGCTGGCCGCTTTTGCGCCGCCCCTGGCTGAAGTCGCCTTCAAATTCGGGCCAGCAGAGTATTTCTCATTAATGGTCTTGGGCCTGGTCGGTGCCGTGGTGCTGGCTTCGGGTTCCCTGCCTAAGGCCATCTGCATGATCTTGCTGGGTCTGCTGCTCGGTATGGTCGGTACAGACGTGAACTCCGGCGTGGCCCGCTACGACTTTGGTATTCCAGAGCTGCAGGACGGTATCGACTTTGCTGTGGTAGCCATGGGTGTGTTCGGCTTCTCCGAAATCATGAACAACCTGGAACTGGGCGACCAGCGCGTTGAGATCACGGGCAAGGTAGGTAGCCTGTACCCCAACAAGCAAGAGTTCAAAGAGTCCTGGCCTGCCGTGGTCCGTGGTACTGCCATGGGTTCCTGCCTGGGTATCCTGCCCGGTGGTGGTGCGGTCTTGTCCTCTTTTGCCTCCTACACACTGGAGAAAAAAATCTCCAAGAATCCGGAGCGCTTTGGTAAAGGCCACCCTGCCGGCCTGGCAGGTCCCGAGTCAGCCAATAACGCAGCGGCCCAGACCTCTTTCATTCCACTGCTGACCTTAGGTATCCCTGGTAACGCCGTGACTGCCCTGATGATTGGCGCGATGACCATTCACAACATTCAGCCCGGCCCACAAGTGATGACCAGCCACCCAGAACTGTTCTGGGGCCTGATCGCCTCCATGTGGATTGGTAACCTGATGTTGGTCATTCTGAACCTGCCACTAGTCGGTCTGTGGGTGAAACTGCTGAAAGTTCCTTACCGCCTGCTGTTCCCCGCTATTTTGGTGTTCTGCACGGTCGGTGTGTACTCGCTGAACTACAACGTGTTCGATATTTTGGTCACCGCCGCCTTCGGTTTAGTTGGCTATGTGTGGTCCAAGCTGCGTTGTGAAGGTGCTCCGCTGCTGCTGGGGCTAGTTCTAGGACCAATGATGGAAGAAAACTTCCGCCGCGCCCTGCTGCTATCCCGCGGTGACTACACCACCTTCCTGACGCGTCCGCTGTCCTTATCATTGCTGGTTCTAGCTGCCATTCTGGTTGTGATCGTAGCTCTGCCGTCCGTGAAGAAAAAACGTGAAGAGACCTTCGTGGAAGAAGACTAA
- a CDS encoding FAD-binding oxidoreductase — MTHKCKVLVIGGGEVGLQSLAEETCQSLAQLLQLPSIPRVLSIEVGQRPMTSNKQPLCGPIGTLDGLVSAVAHPGVILAPLLGRLCTQAVLAT, encoded by the coding sequence ATGACGCATAAATGCAAGGTGCTGGTCATCGGTGGTGGCGAGGTGGGCTTGCAGAGCCTGGCAGAGGAAACTTGCCAGTCCCTTGCTCAGTTGTTGCAATTGCCTTCTATTCCGCGCGTATTGTCCATCGAGGTCGGGCAACGCCCCATGACAAGCAACAAGCAACCCTTGTGTGGACCTATCGGGACCTTGGATGGTTTGGTCTCAGCCGTAGCCCATCCCGGTGTTATTTTGGCTCCCTTGTTGGGAAGGCTGTGCACGCAGGCGGTTCTGGCTACTTGA
- a CDS encoding ABC transporter permease: MNHTRRPLSWSLILIVGFLTLCPVLMLLLGSFSQGLTAFGSFTTAKYVAAYTDPFLLEVTFNTVVFVLGSSLFSTALAVFLAYLNTRTNMPMKGVFTVLSIVPMMIPHLLFSVSWALLLNPSNGLINMFLQDTLGLQEAPLNIYSLWGMILVEGLLNMPVAYLIIAPAMASFDVSMEESSRVFGGGLWRTLTRVTLPILRPAIMAAFILAIVRALASYAVPRVLGTPGRVDVLATYLFEMISTGFAPDYGKAAALGMSVLSASIALIVLYRYMTKESSKYVTISSRGFKPTQLELRRAKIPLFIIVGIISLLMVVLPVAVLLYTSMIPYSMVPSARAFSLMSWANWIDVIQDPISKVAMKNSLFLAVVGASLGVLLSLFVAYVVVKLRTRAAALLDTLSFLSFSFPGIVIGIGFMWFFVQTPLYATLTALLLAYIAAYLPYGIRPLSAAFVQVHAHLEESSAVAGASSWTTMRRIIIPLLIPGVVSAWILMATMFIRELTVSVVLSRPGTEVLAVQVLGYAEDGLWGKLSALGIIMILISTVLVLLAMHIGNFYKRRQGTM; encoded by the coding sequence ATGAATCACACACGCAGACCACTTAGCTGGTCGCTTATTCTGATTGTCGGCTTTCTGACGCTGTGCCCGGTCCTGATGTTGCTGCTGGGCAGCTTCTCGCAGGGTCTGACGGCTTTTGGTTCCTTCACCACGGCTAAATATGTAGCCGCCTACACCGATCCCTTCTTGCTGGAAGTCACCTTCAATACGGTGGTTTTCGTGCTGGGCTCGTCCCTGTTCTCTACTGCGCTGGCTGTTTTCCTGGCCTACCTGAATACGCGTACGAACATGCCCATGAAAGGGGTGTTCACGGTGCTGTCCATCGTGCCCATGATGATTCCGCACTTGCTGTTCTCGGTGAGCTGGGCATTGTTGCTGAATCCGTCCAACGGCCTGATCAATATGTTCTTGCAGGACACCTTGGGTCTGCAAGAAGCGCCGCTGAACATTTATTCCCTGTGGGGCATGATTCTGGTCGAGGGCTTGTTGAACATGCCCGTGGCCTATCTGATCATCGCGCCTGCCATGGCCTCGTTTGACGTTTCCATGGAAGAGTCCTCGCGTGTATTCGGGGGCGGTCTGTGGCGTACCTTGACGCGGGTTACCCTGCCGATTCTGCGTCCAGCCATCATGGCGGCCTTTATTCTGGCGATTGTGCGGGCCTTGGCTTCCTATGCCGTGCCACGTGTTCTGGGTACGCCGGGTCGAGTGGATGTGCTGGCCACGTATCTGTTCGAGATGATCTCAACGGGCTTTGCGCCGGACTACGGAAAAGCGGCGGCGCTGGGCATGAGTGTGCTGTCGGCCTCCATAGCCCTGATCGTGCTGTACCGCTACATGACGAAAGAAAGCAGCAAGTATGTGACGATCTCCAGCCGTGGCTTCAAACCCACCCAGCTGGAACTGCGCCGCGCGAAAATCCCGCTGTTCATTATCGTGGGCATCATCAGCTTGCTGATGGTGGTGCTGCCGGTGGCCGTGCTTCTCTACACCTCCATGATTCCGTACTCCATGGTGCCTAGCGCTCGCGCCTTCTCCTTGATGAGTTGGGCGAACTGGATTGATGTCATTCAAGACCCGATCTCCAAAGTGGCCATGAAGAACAGTCTGTTCCTGGCTGTGGTCGGGGCCAGTCTGGGTGTGTTGCTGTCACTGTTTGTGGCCTATGTCGTGGTCAAGCTGCGCACGCGAGCGGCGGCGCTGCTGGATACCTTGAGCTTCCTGTCCTTCTCCTTCCCGGGGATTGTGATCGGTATCGGTTTCATGTGGTTCTTCGTGCAAACGCCTTTGTATGCCACGCTGACCGCCTTGCTGCTGGCCTATATTGCCGCCTACCTGCCTTACGGTATCCGACCTTTGTCGGCCGCTTTTGTGCAGGTCCATGCTCACCTGGAGGAATCCTCGGCCGTAGCCGGTGCCAGTTCCTGGACCACCATGCGTCGCATCATTATTCCTTTGCTGATTCCCGGTGTGGTGTCTGCCTGGATCTTGATGGCCACCATGTTCATTCGTGAGCTGACGGTATCGGTGGTGCTGTCTCGTCCCGGTACGGAAGTGCTGGCGGTACAGGTGCTGGGCTACGCCGAAGATGGTTTGTGGGGCAAGCTCTCGGCGCTGGGGATCATCATGATTCTGATCTCTACCGTGCTTGTGTTACTGGCCATGCATATCGGTAACTTCTACAAGCGCCGTCAAGGCACGATGTAA
- a CDS encoding ABC transporter ATP-binding protein — protein sequence MQIEITGLSKTYVSEGKTFKALDNINLTIPANEFFTLLGPSGCGKTTLLRCIVGLETPDEGEIRIGDEIVWSSAKNIAVPVEKRGLGMVFQTYAIWPHMTVFDNIAYPLQVRGERKEVIREKVANILKFVQLEGVDQRSATRLSGGQQQRVALARALVAEPKVILFDEPLSNLDAKLREETRKELREFLSRLDITAVYVTHDRVEALALSNSIAVMRGGKILEIGSPEKIYFDADHRFVADFIGRANQISAKVLEQRADSTIVECELGQLHCKKRDLPVGTEVTLCIRPEFIRVSSQANEVGQNLFHGQVQALEFVGESYEAEVKVGKEQLLVCIDPDVKVKEGDTVRFNLHPEHCMLLSA from the coding sequence ATGCAAATTGAAATTACCGGCCTTAGCAAGACCTATGTCTCAGAGGGCAAAACCTTCAAAGCTTTGGACAATATCAACCTGACGATTCCCGCTAATGAGTTTTTCACACTGTTAGGACCCAGCGGCTGCGGCAAAACCACACTGCTGCGGTGCATTGTGGGTCTGGAAACTCCAGACGAGGGTGAAATCCGCATTGGGGACGAGATTGTCTGGTCCAGCGCCAAGAATATTGCTGTGCCGGTGGAAAAGCGCGGTCTGGGCATGGTGTTCCAGACCTACGCTATCTGGCCGCACATGACGGTGTTCGACAATATCGCGTACCCACTGCAAGTGCGTGGCGAGCGCAAAGAGGTGATTCGCGAAAAAGTGGCGAACATCCTGAAGTTTGTGCAGCTGGAAGGGGTGGATCAGCGCTCCGCGACGCGCCTGTCCGGCGGTCAGCAGCAGCGTGTGGCATTGGCCCGAGCTCTGGTGGCCGAGCCTAAAGTCATTCTGTTTGATGAGCCGCTCAGTAACCTGGACGCCAAGCTGCGTGAAGAAACCCGTAAAGAACTGCGCGAATTTCTGAGCCGTCTGGACATTACCGCTGTGTACGTGACGCATGATCGTGTCGAGGCGCTGGCCTTGTCCAACTCCATCGCCGTGATGCGTGGTGGCAAGATTCTGGAAATTGGCTCGCCCGAAAAAATTTACTTTGATGCTGATCATCGCTTTGTGGCCGACTTTATTGGTCGTGCCAATCAGATCAGCGCCAAGGTGCTGGAGCAGCGAGCAGACTCCACCATTGTGGAATGCGAGCTGGGCCAGTTGCATTGCAAGAAGCGTGACCTGCCCGTGGGCACCGAAGTTACCTTGTGCATTCGCCCGGAATTTATTCGTGTCAGCAGCCAGGCCAATGAAGTGGGGCAGAACCTGTTCCACGGCCAAGTCCAGGCCCTGGAGTTCGTGGGTGAGTCCTACGAGGCCGAGGTCAAAGTGGGTAAAGAACAGCTCCTGGTGTGTATCGATCCTGATGTGAAGGTGAAGGAAGGCGATACCGTGCGCTTTAACCTGCATCCTGAACACTGCATGCTCTTGTCGGCATAA
- a CDS encoding ABC transporter substrate-binding protein, with the protein MTTFDRRRFLKLAGATGLASMSTSLPWTAWAADAAVLEKAKAQGQAVFYANITAVEPIMKALQQAQGIEGKYTRISSSKFIPTILTEFNAGKLMADVVQAPLPMLQLLKEQGVLIPHQSEAIQGYPEWAVQDDSIIQFGIEYVSYIYNTDHLKAEDAPQRYEDLADPKWKDKIVMANPSNHPSTIGWLIGLKEKVFSSEEQWLDFLKGLAANKPMFVASFGPTPAPVESGEKLIAISMPKYIVTKSPAPLAWGPMSDQPLLGSPRAIALTKNAPHPDAARVFLDYWLGNEAMGILANKVGEYVLAPGVHPPVAGIDQAKVEPIRDLSDEELVRWGREFSRIFAVR; encoded by the coding sequence ATGACCACTTTCGATCGTCGTCGTTTCTTGAAGCTGGCGGGTGCCACCGGACTGGCGTCTATGAGTACCTCTTTGCCATGGACGGCGTGGGCGGCAGATGCCGCTGTACTGGAAAAAGCGAAGGCTCAGGGCCAGGCTGTTTTCTACGCCAACATCACGGCCGTAGAGCCCATCATGAAGGCTTTGCAACAAGCGCAAGGCATTGAAGGCAAATACACCCGTATTTCCAGTTCCAAGTTCATTCCCACTATCCTGACCGAGTTCAACGCCGGCAAGTTGATGGCGGACGTGGTTCAGGCTCCTCTGCCCATGTTGCAACTGCTCAAAGAGCAGGGCGTGCTGATTCCTCATCAGTCCGAAGCCATACAGGGCTACCCGGAGTGGGCCGTTCAAGACGATTCGATTATTCAATTTGGCATTGAATATGTGTCTTATATCTATAATACGGACCACCTCAAAGCCGAGGACGCTCCGCAACGCTACGAAGATCTGGCCGATCCCAAGTGGAAAGACAAGATTGTGATGGCCAACCCGTCCAACCATCCATCCACTATTGGCTGGCTGATTGGACTGAAGGAAAAAGTCTTTAGCAGCGAAGAACAGTGGCTGGACTTCCTGAAAGGTCTGGCTGCCAACAAGCCCATGTTTGTGGCGTCCTTTGGCCCGACTCCCGCTCCTGTTGAAAGTGGCGAGAAATTGATTGCCATTTCCATGCCCAAGTACATCGTGACCAAGTCGCCTGCGCCATTGGCCTGGGGCCCCATGTCGGATCAGCCCTTGCTGGGTTCTCCACGTGCCATCGCCCTGACCAAGAATGCACCACATCCTGATGCGGCCCGCGTGTTTCTGGACTACTGGCTGGGTAATGAAGCCATGGGCATTCTGGCCAACAAGGTGGGCGAATATGTGCTGGCTCCAGGGGTGCATCCTCCGGTAGCGGGTATCGATCAAGCCAAGGTCGAGCCTATTCGTGACCTGAGCGACGAAGAATTGGTCCGCTGGGGCCGCGAATTCAGCCGTATCTTCGCCGTCCGTTAA
- a CDS encoding NAD(P)-dependent oxidoreductase codes for MTPSIQPKHYEPGSPQKVAFIGLGVMGYPMAGHLAQAGHHVTVYNRNQAKAEQWSAEFKQAWAATPAQAAAQADIVMACVGNDDDLRAIFQGSDGALAGMKAGSLFIDHTTASAEVARELGALAASKQVAFVDAPISGGQAGAQKGMLSIMCGGQTEDMERARPLMMSYAQACTLMGPLGSGQLCKMVNQIAVVGLLQGLAEAMAFGERAGLDMEQALSVLTKGAARSWQMETKGPTMLARDFQPGFTVNWMLKDLDLVEQEAQRNGAQLPATRLIQEQFAKIAEQGHRDWDISTLFHLLARPNNAA; via the coding sequence ATGACCCCATCCATTCAGCCAAAACACTATGAACCTGGCAGCCCGCAAAAAGTGGCGTTCATTGGTCTGGGAGTGATGGGCTATCCGATGGCAGGCCATCTGGCTCAGGCCGGCCATCACGTGACGGTATACAACCGCAATCAGGCCAAAGCGGAACAATGGAGCGCGGAATTCAAACAGGCATGGGCGGCCACCCCGGCCCAGGCAGCGGCACAAGCCGACATCGTGATGGCCTGTGTGGGAAATGACGATGATTTGCGCGCGATTTTTCAGGGGTCAGACGGCGCGCTGGCTGGTATGAAAGCCGGCAGCCTGTTTATCGACCACACCACCGCCTCCGCCGAAGTTGCGCGGGAGTTAGGGGCACTGGCCGCCAGCAAGCAGGTCGCATTTGTCGATGCGCCGATTTCCGGCGGACAGGCCGGAGCCCAGAAAGGCATGCTCAGCATTATGTGTGGTGGCCAAACGGAAGATATGGAGCGCGCCCGCCCCCTGATGATGAGCTACGCCCAGGCTTGCACCCTGATGGGGCCATTGGGATCGGGACAGCTATGCAAGATGGTGAACCAGATTGCCGTCGTCGGCCTCTTGCAAGGTCTGGCTGAAGCCATGGCTTTTGGTGAGCGAGCCGGGCTGGATATGGAGCAGGCCCTGTCTGTCCTGACCAAGGGTGCAGCCCGCAGTTGGCAAATGGAAACCAAAGGACCCACGATGCTGGCCAGAGACTTTCAACCCGGCTTCACGGTGAACTGGATGTTGAAAGACCTGGATCTGGTAGAACAGGAGGCTCAGCGCAATGGGGCTCAACTTCCAGCAACCCGCCTGATCCAGGAACAGTTTGCGAAAATTGCCGAGCAAGGCCACCGCGATTGGGATATCTCTACCCTGTTCCATCTGCTGGCCCGCCCAAACAACGCAGCTTGA
- a CDS encoding sensor histidine kinase — protein sequence MTAPSPPPANAWQGSLRFWLLVLLIPGVVALLLYDSWEDYRAMNSVTENVYDSALLEPAKVLETSVEFNTDGSLRIDPPFYAQVMLESRPGNRKYFRVEEITPLVRNLGGADANQLKGRTLLGMEGLPRPSNLADHEGVPVFYDSYFRNDTVRMVALWRDLHYKGQHRQVLVMVGESLDLRLRTQQEAWREGIFRNLRMLLLAVLLVWFAVAWALRPLQALRQEVRNRSVDDLQPLDERDVPREVVPLVRSVNHHIELYRSVLDRQAQFLADASHQLRTPLAIIHTQAQYARREPDIERVRESLGAIIKQLGQATRLTEQLLALAHASHTTTMSQGQVDLASLGREVVLQYLPLAREHRQDLGWIGPGEDGEQAPLWVYASDAEIHESVSNLIHNAINHAGSGSAITVSAGHDDKQAWISVTDNGMGLAASLRESVFVRFDRGGPARKGGRGSGSGLGLAIALAYAERNGGTIVLTDGEPNDMGGYGLKATLRLPLLQAEAPKPESA from the coding sequence ATGACAGCACCTTCTCCACCCCCCGCCAATGCCTGGCAAGGCAGTTTGCGCTTTTGGCTGCTGGTCCTGCTGATACCGGGGGTGGTCGCCTTGCTGTTGTACGACAGCTGGGAAGATTACCGGGCCATGAACTCCGTCACGGAAAATGTGTATGACAGTGCCTTGCTGGAACCGGCCAAGGTGCTTGAGACCAGTGTGGAGTTCAATACCGATGGCAGTTTACGCATCGATCCACCTTTTTATGCCCAGGTCATGCTGGAGTCCAGACCGGGCAATCGCAAGTATTTCCGCGTTGAAGAAATCACCCCTCTGGTTCGCAATCTGGGTGGTGCCGATGCCAACCAGTTAAAAGGTCGCACCTTGTTGGGGATGGAAGGGCTGCCGCGTCCCTCCAATCTGGCCGACCATGAGGGCGTGCCGGTGTTCTACGACTCCTATTTCCGCAATGACACTGTTCGTATGGTGGCCTTGTGGCGCGACCTGCACTACAAAGGTCAGCACAGGCAGGTTCTGGTCATGGTGGGTGAAAGCCTGGATTTGCGCCTGCGTACCCAGCAAGAAGCCTGGCGCGAAGGCATTTTCCGCAATTTGCGCATGCTGCTGCTGGCTGTGCTGCTGGTGTGGTTTGCCGTAGCCTGGGCCTTGCGGCCACTGCAGGCTTTGCGTCAGGAAGTGCGCAACCGCAGTGTGGACGACTTGCAGCCTTTGGACGAGCGCGATGTACCACGCGAGGTCGTTCCCTTGGTGCGCTCGGTCAACCATCATATTGAGTTGTACCGTTCCGTGCTGGACAGGCAGGCCCAGTTTCTGGCCGACGCCTCGCATCAATTACGTACTCCCTTGGCGATCATTCATACCCAGGCTCAGTACGCTCGCCGCGAGCCGGATATCGAGCGTGTCCGAGAGTCCCTGGGGGCAATTATCAAGCAACTGGGACAGGCGACTCGCCTGACCGAGCAGTTATTGGCTTTGGCCCACGCCAGCCATACCACCACCATGAGCCAGGGCCAGGTGGATCTGGCCAGCTTGGGGCGTGAGGTCGTGTTGCAATACCTGCCCCTGGCGCGCGAGCATCGGCAGGACCTGGGCTGGATCGGGCCGGGCGAGGATGGGGAGCAAGCACCTCTTTGGGTTTACGCCAGTGATGCCGAGATTCATGAATCCGTTTCCAACCTGATTCACAACGCCATCAATCACGCCGGTAGCGGCAGTGCGATTACAGTCTCTGCCGGGCACGACGACAAGCAGGCGTGGATCAGCGTGACGGACAATGGCATGGGCCTGGCAGCCAGCTTGCGTGAAAGTGTATTTGTACGTTTTGACCGCGGTGGGCCGGCACGCAAGGGTGGGCGGGGTTCAGGCTCGGGACTGGGGCTGGCCATTGCGCTGGCTTACGCCGAGCGCAATGGCGGCACAATCGTGCTGACGGATGGCGAACCCAATGATATGGGCGGCTACGGTTTGAAGGCGACGCTACGTTTGCCCTTGCTGCAAGCCGAGGCGCCCAAACCAGAAAGCGCTTGA
- a CDS encoding response regulator, with amino-acid sequence MRILLVEDEREMAAWLERALAQSGFLPDPAHDARTAEVLLAAHEYDAVVMDLRLPDKHGLVLLREMRERGDHTPVLILTAQGALQDRVRGLNLGADDFLTKPFALEELEARLAALVRRSRGRVTPVVSCGSLEYNPESRAFLLDNVIVHLTPREHAALLVLISRSGMPVEKSQLFARVFEHDSDASPDAIEVVLHRLRKKLANSDVHIVTVRGLGYMLEVLEAESGVS; translated from the coding sequence ATGCGCATATTATTGGTTGAAGACGAGCGGGAAATGGCCGCATGGCTGGAGCGGGCCTTGGCGCAAAGTGGTTTTTTGCCCGATCCCGCTCACGATGCTCGTACGGCAGAAGTGTTGTTGGCGGCCCATGAGTATGATGCGGTCGTGATGGATTTGCGCCTGCCCGACAAGCACGGGCTGGTGCTGTTGCGCGAGATGCGCGAACGCGGCGATCACACTCCCGTGCTGATTCTGACCGCTCAAGGTGCCTTGCAGGACCGTGTTCGTGGCCTGAATCTGGGTGCCGACGATTTCCTGACCAAGCCCTTTGCTCTGGAGGAGCTGGAAGCACGTCTTGCCGCGCTGGTGCGGCGCAGCCGTGGCCGCGTGACCCCGGTGGTCAGTTGTGGCTCGCTGGAATACAACCCTGAAAGCCGGGCTTTTCTGCTGGATAACGTCATTGTGCATTTGACGCCGCGTGAACATGCGGCCTTGCTGGTCCTGATCAGCCGCTCGGGCATGCCGGTTGAAAAGTCCCAGCTTTTTGCCCGCGTGTTCGAGCACGACAGCGATGCCAGCCCCGATGCCATTGAGGTCGTCTTGCACCGCCTGCGCAAGAAATTGGCCAATAGCGACGTGCATATCGTGACGGTGCGGGGTCTGGGCTACATGCTGGAAGTGCTTGAGGCGGAATCCGGCGTTTCATGA
- a CDS encoding RNA pyrophosphohydrolase, protein MLDREGYRPNVGIILVNRKNEVFWGKRIREHAWQFPQGGIKYGETPVQAMYRELHEEVGLLPEHIRILGRTRDWLRYNVPNHFVRREARGHYKGQKQIWFLLRLVGRDSDVCLRSSTTPEFDAWRWSQYWVPLDSVIEFKREVYQQALNELSDILFRRRQENRYLRQRLQSAVDADTVDSRDHAHIIG, encoded by the coding sequence ATGTTAGATCGAGAAGGCTACCGTCCTAATGTCGGAATTATCCTCGTTAATCGCAAGAACGAGGTTTTTTGGGGCAAGCGTATTCGGGAACATGCCTGGCAGTTCCCGCAAGGCGGTATCAAATACGGTGAAACACCCGTACAGGCGATGTACCGCGAACTGCACGAAGAAGTGGGCTTGCTGCCTGAGCATATCCGTATATTAGGCCGGACGCGAGATTGGCTTCGCTACAACGTGCCCAATCATTTTGTACGTCGGGAGGCGCGTGGCCATTACAAGGGCCAGAAACAAATCTGGTTCCTGTTGCGGCTGGTCGGGCGGGACAGCGATGTCTGCCTGCGTTCTTCCACGACGCCGGAGTTTGATGCATGGCGTTGGAGTCAATATTGGGTGCCACTTGATTCAGTAATTGAGTTCAAGCGGGAAGTCTATCAGCAAGCGCTGAACGAGCTGTCGGATATTTTGTTCCGGCGGCGCCAGGAAAATCGTTATTTACGTCAGCGCCTCCAAAGCGCAGTTGATGCCGATACCGTAGACAGCAGGGATCATGCGCATATTATTGGTTGA